CATCTCGTTCCTCCCTCGGCCGCGATCCGGCCAAGGGAGACAACGCAGCTGCGGCCGTCGGGTTCCAGCGGGCTTGCCAGCAGCCGCCATCTTGACGCCATATGTCTGGCGACACTTCCCCTTGGGTTAGGTCTGGTCAGGTGGGCGTTCGGAAAGGCTTCATCGCTGCCGTTCTGGCGTGCTTCGTCGGCGCGCTGGCTTTGCTATGCGCAGCGGCCCCCTCGCTGGCCGCCGACAAGCCCTTGCGCGGTGTGGCGCTGATCATCGGCAACGGCAACTACGAGCATCTGGCGAAGCTCGCCAACCCGCCGGAAGACGCCCGCGCCATCGAGGACCTGTTCGATGAGCTCGGCTTCGAGACCTCCTCCGCGCGCGATGCGGACGCAAAGAAGCTGAAGCGCGCCGTCGAGCGCTTCATCGAGGATGCCGAGGGTGCCGACGCGGCCGTCGTCTACTATGCCGGCCACGGCATCGAGGCTGCCGGCGAGAACTGGCTGATCCCCACCGACGCCGCCCTTTCCTCGCTCGACGACGCAGCTGAGACACTGGTGCCGCTGTCACGCCTGATGCAGGATCTCGGCAAGGTCGTCCCGCTTACTATCGTGCTGCTCGACGCCTGCCGCGACAACCCGTTCCCCCCGGGCACGACCGTCAGGACAGATCCGGACGCAGCCCCTGCCCCCGTCTCCGCCGCCGGCCTTGGCGAAACGCGCTCGGTCGCCCGCTTCGGAGCCACATCCGCGGGCGGGGCGGCCGGGCAGGAGAATTTCGGCGCGCTGATCGGCTTCGCCGCCGAGCCTGGCAAGGTCGCGCTCGACGGCGAGGCCGGCGCCAACAGCCCCTATGCGGGCGCGGTCCTGCGCCACGTCTCGGCCATGACCGGCGAGGAGTTTGGCACCGTCATGCGCATGGTCGCCGAGGAGGTGTACCTCAAGACCGGCGGGCGCCAGCGCCCTTGGGTCAACGAGAGCCTGCGCCGCCTGCTCTATTTCGGCTCCGCCCCCGAGCCGGTCGAAGGCGAGGAAGGCGACATCCTGAAGGAGCGCCGCCAGCTCCTCCTCACCATCGCCGCCCTCCCCGGCCCCGATCGCCAGCAGGTCGAGCAGGCGGCGGCCGCGCGCGGCGTGCCGATGGACGCGCTCTACGGCATGCTGCGCGCGCTGGGCCAGGACATCCCCAAGGACCCCAAGGCCCTGCAGGAAATGCTGCGCGCCCAGGCGGAGACGCTGAAGGACCTGATGGCCGAGCGCGCGGCGCTGAAGAGCACCGATCCCGAGATCGTCCGCCTCTCTGCCCTCGCCGACCATGCGCTTGCCGAAGGCGCGCTCGCGACCGCCATCGCCCTGCACGGCCAGGCCAAGGAACGCGTCGGCGTCCTCGAGAAAACCGTCGCCTCCGCCGAGGAGGACGCGCTCGCCCGCCGGCGCGAATTCGCCGCCGTCTTCGCCCGCAGCGCCGAGGCCAACGCACTCGCCTTCGATCACATCGCCGCCGCGGCCGACTACGGCAAGGCCTTCGAGCAGGTGGATCGCCGCGACGACCGTCTCGCCTGGACCTACAAGCACTCGCAGATGATGAGCCTGTCGCGCCATGGCCGCTTCATGGGCGACCGTGCGGCCTATGAGCAGGCGCTGGCCGCGGGCGACGAGGCGCTTCGTCTCGCCGACTACATCGGTGATCCCCAGCTGAAGCTGCGGACCCGCAATGACATCGGCCTGACGCTGCGCCGCATCGGCGAGCGCGAGCCCGGCACCGAAAGCCTCGACCGCGCCGCCTCGATCCTGCGCGAGGCGCTTGCCTCCACCACGCGCGACGCCGACGTAGCGTTGTGGGGCCGCATGCAGCAGACCTTCGGCGAGGCGCTGGTGCGCATCGGCGAGCGCCGCTCGGACCCCGCGCCGCTGGAAGAGGCCGTCGTCGCCTTCGAGAACGCCCTGTCGACCCGCTCGGTCGAAATCAATGCCGAAGACTGGGCCGAATCCCAGCACGTGCTGGGCGCAGCGCTTGCCACGCTCGGCGGCCGCGACCGCGACGACGTGCGGCTCAACCAGTCGATCGACGCCTTCAAGGCGGCACTGACCGTCCGCTCGCCGCAACTGTCCGAGATCGACTGGTCGAACACGCTGAGCGCCCTCGGCGCCGCCTATGCGATCCTCGGCGAGCGTCGCGGCAACGCCGCGATGGTGCAGGACGCCGTCGCCTGCTTCCGCCAGGCGCTCACCGTCATCCGCCGCGAGCGCATGCCGCTCGAATGGGCCGACGTGCAGTCCAATCTCGGCGCGGTCCTCGTTCGTGTCGGCGAACTCGGCGGCGGCGCTGCGCCGATCGAGGAGGCGATTGAGGCCTTCCATGCCGCGCTGTCGGAACTGACCTATGAGCGCGGCCCCGCCGCCTGGGCCGAGACCCAGAACAATCTCGGCGCCGCACTCGCCTGGCTCGGCAACAACCGCGACGACGTCGACCTCTTCCGCCAGTCGATCGAGGCCTACAGACAGGCGCAGAAGGTGCAGAGCTTCGAGGCTTCGCCGATTTCCTGGGCGCTCAGCCAGTACAATGTCGGCACGACGTCCGGCATGCTCGGCCGCCTCACGCGCGACGTCGCCACCCTGAACGAATCCGTCGCAGCCCTGAAGGATTCGCTCCGCATCTACACCCGCGACCGCATGCCCTACGACTGGATGCGCGCGCAATACGAGCTCGGCCGTACCCTCTTCGCGCTTGCCCGGCTCAACAATGAGCGCCAGACCATGGTCGACGCCGCCACCGCCTTCGAGGCCTCGCTCGGCGATACCACGCCCGAAGAGGCGCGCACCCGCTGGACGGTCGGCTGGAAATATCTCGGCACCGTCTACCTCGAATTCGCCGAGAAGGAAGGCAATGCCAAGGTCGCGCGCATGGCGATCGGCGCGCATGAGAACTCCCTCAAGGGCCAGGGGCTGGAGAAGAGCGATCTCGTCGAGGCGTATGGCGGCCTGGCCAGGTCCTGGCTGACGCTCGGTCTGATCGAGAAGAACCCCGAGGCGATGCGCAAGGCACGCGTTGCCTTCGAGACCGCGATCGGCAACAGCGATCCGGCTGAAGATCCCGACGGCTGGGTCGACAGCCGCGACGGCCTCGCCGGCGTCATCGCCGAGCACGGCATCCTCACCCGCAGCAAGTCCGACCTGCAGGAGGCACGGCTGATCGTCTCCGGCCTGCGCGAATTCGTCCGCTCCAAGGGCGTCGACCGCTACGAGGACTACTTCCGCGACCGCCTCGCCACCATCGACCGCTTCATCGCGGAGATCCCGTGAACATGCCGGGGAAGCTGGCAGGGCTCGACGGCCGGCATCGCGCGAGCGCCGTGTGGATCGGTCTGCTCGCCCTCGCTGTGCTGTTCGCCCTCTGCGCCCCGACGCTGGCTGAAAAACCCTTGCGTGGCGTGGCGCTGGTCATCGGCCAGTCCGACTACGAGCACCTGGCGAAACTGCCGAACACCGCCAACGATGCCGACGCGGTCGACGGCCTGTTGGACGATATGGGCTTCGAGACCTCCGCCTCCACCAACCGCGACGCCCGCCGCCTGAAGCGCGATCTCGACCTCTTCGTCGAAGACGCCGAGGGGGCAGACCTCGCCGTGGTCTACTATGCCGGCCATGCCGTCGAGGTCGGCGGCGAGAACTATCTGGTGCCGACCGACGCCGGCGCCGATCCCGAAAAACTCGCCGACAGCCTGGTCCCCGTCTCCGACTTCATCGCCGGCCTGCGGAAATCGGCCAGGATCGTCGTCGTTCTGCTCGACGCCTGCCGCGACAATCCCTTCCCGCCGGGGCTGGCGCTGCGCCTGGGCGACGCCGACGCTCCGCAGCCCGTCACCGTCAGCGGAGCCGCCGCGCGCAGCGTCCAGCGCTTCGCGCCGACCAGCGCTGCCGGCACCGACGGCCTCGGCACGGTCATCGCCTTCGCCGCCGAGCCCGGCAAGGTCGCGCTCGACGGCGAGCCGGGCAGCAACAGTCCCTATGCGGCGGCGCTTGTCCGCCACATCGCCGCGATGTCCGGCGAGGAGTTCGGCACCGTCATGCGCATGGTCGGCGAGGAGGTTTATCTCAAGACGGGCGGCAGGCAACGCCCCTGGGTCAACGAGAGCCTTCGCCGCCTGCTCTATCTCGGCGCCGCGCCCGCGCCGGTCGAAGGCGAGGAAGGCGCGATCCTGTCCGAGCGCCGCCAACTCTTGCTCACCATTGCCGCCCTGCCCGAGATCGGCCGCCGCCAGGTCGAGCGCGTCGCGGCCGACGGCGGCGTGCCGATGGACGCGCTCTACGGCATGCTCAGGGTCCTCGGCACGGAAGCGCCGAAGGACCCTTCCCGCCTCGACGCGCTGCTGCGCGACCAGAGCAGGCGCCTGTCCGAGATCATGGCCGAACGAGCCCGCCTGAAGCAGACCGATCCGGAGATCGTCCGCCTCGCCTCCCTTGCCGGCGAGGCGATCAACGAGGGAGCGCTCTCGACGGCCACCTCGATCTACGAGCGGGCCAAGGCACGCGTCGCCTCGCTCTCGCGCGACCTCGACGCGGTCGAATCCGACATCCGCGACCGCCGCATCGAATATGCCCGCGTCTACGCCGAAAGTGCCGCCGCCTACGAACTCGCCTTCGACTTCGCCGCCGCGGCCAGCGATTATGAACGTGCCTTCGCCGAGGTCGAGCGCTGGGACGACCAGCTCGCCTGGGACTACCGCCGCCGCGCCGTCATCGCCAGCTACCGCCACGGCGAATACAAGGGCGACGCCGCCTCGCTCGAACGCATCATCGCGGGGCGCGACGAGATCATGCGCCTCGCCGCCCGCCTCCCCTCCAACCTCCCGCGCGCCGAGGCCGAACTCCAGATCGGCAATGCGCTCAACGTGCTCGGACGCCAGCGCGCGGACGCAAAAGTGCTGGAGGAAGCCGTCGCCGCCTATCGCCAGGCGATCCCGGTCTTCGAGGCGGCAAGCGATCGCACCGGCCTCTCCCGCGCCCGCAACAACCTCGCCAGCGCGCTCACCTCGCTCGGCGCCAACGACACGGGCACCGAACGTCTCGACGAAGCCATCGCCATCCACCGCCAGCTAGTGGCCGACGCGCCCTTCGAGGCCGATACGCTCGAATGGATGACCGCCCGCCTCAACCTCGCCTCCGCCCTGTCCCGGCTCGGCGAGCGCTCCGGCTCCACCGCCACGGCGCGCGAGGCGCTTGCCATCCTGTCGGAGATCGTGACGCGCACCGGCCCCGACGCCGATCCGATCCCGTGGGCACTGGCCAAGTTCAACCTCGCCGGCACGATGCTCTTCGTCGGCGAGCGCGAGGGCAATCCGAAGATGCTGGCCGATTCGACCAAGGCCGGCGAGGACGTGCTGAAAATCTGGACCCGCGACGCCTTCCCGCTCTACTGGGCCTCCGTCCACAACAATATCGGCAACGCCTACCAGGCGCTCGGCTTCGGCATGGCCGACGACACCTTCTTCCGCGCCGCCGAATACGAATACCGCGACGCGCTGGACGAGTGGCGCAAGGACCGCGTGCCGGACGACTGGGCCAAGGCCACCAACAATCTCGCCAACGTGCTGAAGAAGCTCGGTGCCTCCACCGGCGAAGAAGCGAAGCTGGAGGAAGCCATCGCCGCCTACCGCGCCTGCATGGACGTCTGGACCCGCCCCGACAAGCCGCTCTCCTGGGCCTCCGCCCAGAACAACATGGGCGACGCGCTGGCGATCCTCGGCACGAAACGCCGAGACGCCGCCCTCTTGCGCTCGGCACTCGAAGCCTTCGACCTCGCCCTCGAGGAATGGACCCGCGACCGCCTCCCCTACGACTGGTCCGTCGCCACCAACAACCGCGGCGGCACCCTGGTCGCGCTCGGCGAAGTCACATCAAGCGCCGACCTCATCCGCCAGGGTATCACAGCCATAGAAACCGCCTGGGCGTATGACAAGGAGACCGGCGAAACCGGATATGACGACTATTACGCCAAGCGGATCGAGTCTGCGCGGAAGGCGCTGGATGGGATGGGGGCGCGATAGCGCCGGTCAACCTTACTGGCTCGATACGGCGCCGACCGGAGGCAGAAAGCCTGTCTGTATCTTCAGTTTGAACACCGGTCCGTTCGCGCCGATCGGGTCGACCCGCAATATAGTCCCTTTGAAATCCTCGGGAAGAATGATCCCGAAGTCGCGTGGCCCCGGAGCGTCGGTGAACGTCAGCGAGAACCCTTCGAAATACGCACCATTCTGATTGGCCGTCTTCTGGATAGGCAGGAAGACGGAACCTTTTTGTTTGACCGTCGTCTCGTACGAGACCCGGACGCACGGCCTGCCCTGATTGGGCAGTTTGATGTATATCTGCGGGTCTATTCCCGCCTCGAAGTCTCCGGCATTCAGTTCGGTCATGTTCTTCAGGGTCAGGTTATCCCTGGCCGCTTCGGAAACTGCGCATTCCCGGGCAGCGCTGGAGTTCACGTCCAGTATCGCCGCGCCCACGCCACGCGCCCAGGAGATTTCCCGTCCCAAAACACGCGGAAACAACTCCCGTTCGACGGAATTGGCCAGGACATGGGCGGGCCTTTTCGCAAACTCGGCTTTCACCTGGGCATCGAAATCCGCGGCGCCGTACGAGAGGAATATCGGTTTGACGAAGATGCCTTCCAGCAAAGGCTTGGCCGAAGCATAAAATGAATCGTGCAGGACGAGGGCCGAAGGCAGCCTGTCTCCTGAAATCTTGCCAAACTCGCTTGCGACAAAATCCTTGTAGATCTTGAAATCCTCCTCGTACGATACGCGCAGGAGGTTCTTGGTCATGTCGGTATTCCTGCGCACCTCACCGCTGGCAACCGAAGGAGCCTTCAGTTCCTTTCCGAGATATGCTTTCGCGATCTGAGAAATCGACAGTATTTTCCCCAGCTCGTTCCAGTGCGTGTCGGTCCTCAGGTAAAGCAGATCGTCCGTATACGTGTGCCCCAAGACATCGAGATGATCGATCACGCTTGAGCCGCTGGCAGCCGCAAGCTCTCGCCATCTGCGCGACGACCGGATCTTGCAACCTGCGGCAGCTTCGGCGGCTGGTCCAAGCCTTTCGGGATACACGACCTCCTTGTCCGGCGAGACCGACACGCGAAAGTCGATGCCGACGGCTCCGGCGAGGGCTCGCATGGCCTCGATCCGTGCCAGACCGACGCCGATGTCGCGGTCGGAAAGACATTCGCCGTCCCTGAAGCCCGGCTTGTAGAACAGCCATCCTCTTTCGCCGGAGATCACCTGCCCCGTGTTGACGAAGCCGAACACTTTGAAATCCAGGGTGTTCTTGGTGCGGATGGCGTCCATTCCGACGGGAGAGTTTGTCACGAGCCGCCGCGCGACGTCGTTGCGGTTTTTGTCGTCAGGCGTCAGGAGCTGGGCGGAGGTCAGTTCCGCCATGGTGACGACCTTCTCCGCCGCCGGGTCGATGCCCTGGACTGCAAGGCTTCCAAGCGGCGCCGCAAGGAACACGGCAAAGACGGCAGCTGTGGCGAGGTTGGCGAGCTTCATCCTCAGAACCTGAAATAGAGGAAGGGCGAGAACGACTGCGGAATGACGTAGATCGTGCACACGGCCACAGCGGCTGCGACGAAGGCCAGCCGCGCATATCGCGCGAGTTCGCCGCTTGCGCCCGCCGCCACCACGCCCGCCGGCCGGAACTGGCCCTGCATCAGGATGAGCAGGCACGCGAGCAGCATCATCGCCGTCGCCTGCGGGGACAGCGCGAGCTGCACGCCGCCCGGCACCGTCCACGCCCCGTCGGCGAGCGGCGAGGCCATGGCGCGCACGTGGCTTAGGAAGGCGGGCAGGTCAGGCGCCCTGAACATCACCCAGCCAACAATCACGACGGGGAAGAAGTAGATCATCCGCAGCGCCTGCGAGGCGACCGCCCGTCCGCCCAGCAGCAGCCGCTCGGCGATCAGGAACGCGCCATGATAGATGCCCCACAACACGAAGGTCCACGCCGCCCCGTGCCAGACGCCGGTGGCCAGGAAGACGATCATCAGGTTGACATAGGTCCGCACCGGCCCTGCGCGGTTGCCGCCGAGCGGGATGTAGAGATAGTCGCGGAACCAGGTCGACAGCGACATGTGCCAGCGCCGCCAGAACTCGGTCACCGTGGCCGCCGCATAAGGATGGTTGAAGTTCTCCCTGAAGCGGATGCCGAACATCATGGCCAGTCCGATCGCCATGTCGGAATAGCCGGAGAAGTCGAAATAGATCTGGATCGAATAGGCGATCGCGCCGAGCCAGGCCGATGCGAAGGTCTGGTCGGCGCCTGCGAGCGCGAACGACGCATCCGCCACGCCTGCGACGCTGTCGGCGATCAGCACCTTCTTGCACAGGCCGACCATGAACC
The Mesorhizobium australicum genome window above contains:
- a CDS encoding caspase family protein; the protein is MGVRKGFIAAVLACFVGALALLCAAAPSLAADKPLRGVALIIGNGNYEHLAKLANPPEDARAIEDLFDELGFETSSARDADAKKLKRAVERFIEDAEGADAAVVYYAGHGIEAAGENWLIPTDAALSSLDDAAETLVPLSRLMQDLGKVVPLTIVLLDACRDNPFPPGTTVRTDPDAAPAPVSAAGLGETRSVARFGATSAGGAAGQENFGALIGFAAEPGKVALDGEAGANSPYAGAVLRHVSAMTGEEFGTVMRMVAEEVYLKTGGRQRPWVNESLRRLLYFGSAPEPVEGEEGDILKERRQLLLTIAALPGPDRQQVEQAAAARGVPMDALYGMLRALGQDIPKDPKALQEMLRAQAETLKDLMAERAALKSTDPEIVRLSALADHALAEGALATAIALHGQAKERVGVLEKTVASAEEDALARRREFAAVFARSAEANALAFDHIAAAADYGKAFEQVDRRDDRLAWTYKHSQMMSLSRHGRFMGDRAAYEQALAAGDEALRLADYIGDPQLKLRTRNDIGLTLRRIGEREPGTESLDRAASILREALASTTRDADVALWGRMQQTFGEALVRIGERRSDPAPLEEAVVAFENALSTRSVEINAEDWAESQHVLGAALATLGGRDRDDVRLNQSIDAFKAALTVRSPQLSEIDWSNTLSALGAAYAILGERRGNAAMVQDAVACFRQALTVIRRERMPLEWADVQSNLGAVLVRVGELGGGAAPIEEAIEAFHAALSELTYERGPAAWAETQNNLGAALAWLGNNRDDVDLFRQSIEAYRQAQKVQSFEASPISWALSQYNVGTTSGMLGRLTRDVATLNESVAALKDSLRIYTRDRMPYDWMRAQYELGRTLFALARLNNERQTMVDAATAFEASLGDTTPEEARTRWTVGWKYLGTVYLEFAEKEGNAKVARMAIGAHENSLKGQGLEKSDLVEAYGGLARSWLTLGLIEKNPEAMRKARVAFETAIGNSDPAEDPDGWVDSRDGLAGVIAEHGILTRSKSDLQEARLIVSGLREFVRSKGVDRYEDYFRDRLATIDRFIAEIP
- a CDS encoding caspase family protein, translating into MPGKLAGLDGRHRASAVWIGLLALAVLFALCAPTLAEKPLRGVALVIGQSDYEHLAKLPNTANDADAVDGLLDDMGFETSASTNRDARRLKRDLDLFVEDAEGADLAVVYYAGHAVEVGGENYLVPTDAGADPEKLADSLVPVSDFIAGLRKSARIVVVLLDACRDNPFPPGLALRLGDADAPQPVTVSGAAARSVQRFAPTSAAGTDGLGTVIAFAAEPGKVALDGEPGSNSPYAAALVRHIAAMSGEEFGTVMRMVGEEVYLKTGGRQRPWVNESLRRLLYLGAAPAPVEGEEGAILSERRQLLLTIAALPEIGRRQVERVAADGGVPMDALYGMLRVLGTEAPKDPSRLDALLRDQSRRLSEIMAERARLKQTDPEIVRLASLAGEAINEGALSTATSIYERAKARVASLSRDLDAVESDIRDRRIEYARVYAESAAAYELAFDFAAAASDYERAFAEVERWDDQLAWDYRRRAVIASYRHGEYKGDAASLERIIAGRDEIMRLAARLPSNLPRAEAELQIGNALNVLGRQRADAKVLEEAVAAYRQAIPVFEAASDRTGLSRARNNLASALTSLGANDTGTERLDEAIAIHRQLVADAPFEADTLEWMTARLNLASALSRLGERSGSTATAREALAILSEIVTRTGPDADPIPWALAKFNLAGTMLFVGEREGNPKMLADSTKAGEDVLKIWTRDAFPLYWASVHNNIGNAYQALGFGMADDTFFRAAEYEYRDALDEWRKDRVPDDWAKATNNLANVLKKLGASTGEEAKLEEAIAAYRACMDVWTRPDKPLSWASAQNNMGDALAILGTKRRDAALLRSALEAFDLALEEWTRDRLPYDWSVATNNRGGTLVALGEVTSSADLIRQGITAIETAWAYDKETGETGYDDYYAKRIESARKALDGMGAR
- a CDS encoding alginate O-acetyltransferase AlgX-related protein — its product is MKLANLATAAVFAVFLAAPLGSLAVQGIDPAAEKVVTMAELTSAQLLTPDDKNRNDVARRLVTNSPVGMDAIRTKNTLDFKVFGFVNTGQVISGERGWLFYKPGFRDGECLSDRDIGVGLARIEAMRALAGAVGIDFRVSVSPDKEVVYPERLGPAAEAAAGCKIRSSRRWRELAAASGSSVIDHLDVLGHTYTDDLLYLRTDTHWNELGKILSISQIAKAYLGKELKAPSVASGEVRRNTDMTKNLLRVSYEEDFKIYKDFVASEFGKISGDRLPSALVLHDSFYASAKPLLEGIFVKPIFLSYGAADFDAQVKAEFAKRPAHVLANSVERELFPRVLGREISWARGVGAAILDVNSSAARECAVSEAARDNLTLKNMTELNAGDFEAGIDPQIYIKLPNQGRPCVRVSYETTVKQKGSVFLPIQKTANQNGAYFEGFSLTFTDAPGPRDFGIILPEDFKGTILRVDPIGANGPVFKLKIQTGFLPPVGAVSSQ
- a CDS encoding MBOAT family O-acyltransferase, encoding MVFSDQAFLYLYLPITLLLGVILSGTRLFSPFILLASLIFFYWSSGLYVFLLLVSIGLNYAGALAVERWHRKGVVAAVIALNVLILCYYKYTAFLLGSVGFFGSEPLKAFAEAIVLPIGISFFTFQGISYVIDVWRREVKAERNLVLFAAYKAFFPQLIAGPIVRYKDVEKDFHHPELDTDIFAAGAARFMVGLCKKVLIADSVAGVADASFALAGADQTFASAWLGAIAYSIQIYFDFSGYSDMAIGLAMMFGIRFRENFNHPYAAATVTEFWRRWHMSLSTWFRDYLYIPLGGNRAGPVRTYVNLMIVFLATGVWHGAAWTFVLWGIYHGAFLIAERLLLGGRAVASQALRMIYFFPVVIVGWVMFRAPDLPAFLSHVRAMASPLADGAWTVPGGVQLALSPQATAMMLLACLLILMQGQFRPAGVVAAGASGELARYARLAFVAAAVAVCTIYVIPQSFSPFLYFRF